The following coding sequences lie in one Euhalothece natronophila Z-M001 genomic window:
- a CDS encoding DNA-directed RNA polymerase subunit omega, whose translation MYKHSSFNSDEIVQRAEQLMNAASNRYRITVQVAKRAKRRRSEDKAQDYLDDPLMTPPIRAIIEMSDELTQPEIIGE comes from the coding sequence ATGTATAAACACTCTTCTTTTAACTCTGATGAGATTGTTCAACGGGCGGAACAATTAATGAACGCCGCCTCTAATCGCTATCGGATCACCGTACAGGTAGCAAAACGAGCAAAACGCCGTCGTAGTGAGGATAAGGCTCAAGATTATTTAGATGATCCCTTAATGACTCCTCCCATTCGGGCGATTATTGAAATGTCAGATGAGTTAACCCAACCTGAAATTATTGGTGAATAA